TTAGTCTAATCCAATCCTCCTCTCGATGTGGATGAATCGGTCTTAACATAATTATCTAAATCtataaaccgaaaaaaaaactagttgtCTTTGTCGTCATCCTCGTCGTAGTTAAATGGTAAGGGAACCGTCTTGAATGCTCGATACTTCCCTACATTGTTCAAATGCTCGTTCTCTAACctgttatttttttcattaacaacCCACCAAGAAAGTTATATTATATGTTGTGTGACGGTAAATAGCGTGGATTCATGATGAAAGAAAAATTGCAGAAACCTATGTATTCCTCACCTAAAGAAATTCCATATCCCACGGCGGATAATCTCAAGACTGGCAACAACAGCAACCATCGTTTGTCTGTGCATGAAGGAGAAATTGAAATCCAGAACGGTCTGCAGCCACGCGAATCTGAGCAAGATGTTCAAGATCTGCAAAAAAAGTGTTATATTCAGAGTTTCTCTACGATTCAAAATGATGAGGTTTTTCTATAGTTTGTGCTCACCATTGCGATAAAGTATACTTTCTTCTGAGGGACAAGGAGTTTATCCCGGAGCCACGGGTTTTTTGATGTTCGATTCAGAAGACCCCAGTCATAGACTAAGTCCCAGTAAGTACAGAAAATGGCAGCAATAGCTGAGAAGATCCCAGCTAATATTCTCCAGACAAATTCATGATCCTCGTCAACGACACTGTAAGTTGTCCTTAAGCAGACGGCCACTATAGTCAAGAAGTACTTGAGACCATTGTATCCTTGTTCTGGGTTTTTCTCTTCAAACAGTCGCCTCAAGCACTGCAAACATATAGGGGTTTTTTTAGACAATTATAAATGACGAGAGTTTTGAACGGTTGGATTTCGAGTGAACAAACTTTTTTACCTGAAGGAGACGAGCACCGTATGGGATGACAGCAACAATGAATAAGAAAGCATTGTAGGCACCTGAATCTGCGCAAGTGTTTAATCTATGTTTGTAGTCTCCCCAACCGTAGTGACATATGTAAAATTGGATGCTTCGAAGAGCTTGCACCTGACTTGTTAACTGATCGCCCACCAAGAAATCAGGTAAGGTTACCTGCAGGGGACGTCAAAGTTAACATATAATTGTTATACATTAAtcaatatttctttttcatGATCAATGAAAAAGTTAGTTTTTGTTCTACCTTGTAAAGAGGAGCAGCAAGGCAGTGGAAGAGgcaagtgaggaagaagaagcgacTCGAGCGGTAGAAGATGTTGAATGGTAAGACTAGAACTACAAACATAACCTAGATCACAAAATTATTCCGTTATTAGCTTAATATAGCTGAGTTTCGCATTTAGAAGCTGGTTCCGGATTTATAGACTTACAATGAGcaggaaaagaggaagaagttcGGTTAATGCTTGGTAATCTTTGGTTTCAGGGTCAACCTCCATGTCAAGGTTGGCAAGAATACAAAGAAGCGCAAGCACTCCAATGCTTAATCCCACAAATAGAACTTGTCTATAACCAAGTTCAGTTCCGTGCTTAAACCCAAATATGAAAGAGTAATTCACACGATATCGCCTCCAGTAGTATATATTACCAGCATACATAAGTATGTGCAGAACAATGAACCCGAACAAACTGTAAGAATAATCGAAACTATAAGCGCCACCACGAATTTCCGATGTATAGtcatgagaagagaagaaacattaGAGTTTTACCTGTAAAGAGGGAACATAGTGTTCATGTACTGTTTCTGGCCTTCTTCCTGCAAAATGTTTCGGGTTCGTATGATCGCGAATAGAGCTACAACTAAAGAAAACAGGCATCCACCCAAGAAACCTGAAACCCAAAAATTCCACATTAGAAATTGACAAACAAAATCTCATGTAGAAATGTATAAATGAAAAGCCCACCTGTGGAAAATGTAATTCGATGTCTTTCTCTTTTAGCTTTCGGTCTCAAGATATTCATTCCTTTTCTCCTGTTAGCATTCACGAAATGCTTTATAAACGTAGCTTCAACACGCTCCACGAGTCTCGTAacctgtgaaaaaaaaaaaaaaagagaaagatcacTTTGAGTAAGATACATACGTTAGTATCAACCAACTGAATCCAAAAAGGCCTTGTGAGAGTTATATACCTCATCAGAGCTGCCAAGGTAAAAGTTATCAATCATTTTCATGTAAGACTTTGAAGCATGTCTTGAAGTTATCTGTTTCAGAGTAATTTCGTCGAACACATTTCAATCATActccaaaattgaaaaaaacaaaccaaaatcaaaatctcaaaggCTTAGAAGCCAAATCTTACCTTATCATACTTCTTCAATATCTTCGAAAACGCCAATTCATTCAAAAAGCTGCATCGAATTCGAATctcaaaatcaatcaatcataataCTCTTTAAGATTTGATCATCCAATTCAACAACATATACATACGAGTATAACGCACCTGTAGCTTTTAAGTAGTCGAAGCTTCTGATAGAACTCGACGAAGGCGCGTCTGAGCTTCGCTTCGACTCTCCTCAGATTCTCTCTGCTAAATTTAAGCTCCGTCAAATTCGCGACCTGGAGAACGCTTTTGATGGTGGAGCGTGGCGTTTCTTTCGTATGGTTCATCTTAACACGATCCAAAACCTCAATCGGAGGTGGCCTTGCCGTTTTCAGCTTACtgatttcatcatcttctactATAGCGGACACGCcgttagcttcttctttctctccatcatcatcatcgtttccatcatcttcttcgtcagagGATTTACCAGCTTTACTC
The sequence above is drawn from the Camelina sativa cultivar DH55 chromosome 4, Cs, whole genome shotgun sequence genome and encodes:
- the LOC104779646 gene encoding phosphate transporter PHO1 homolog 5 encodes the protein MKFGKEFSSQMVPEWHEAYMDYDYLKSQLKEIIKFKRKTNPQGAGGHHHHHHHDGLHRKMTLYRAFSGLISTSPPEKKKHHHGGGHGGSGGQIGHFSDSDDDLEEGIKPVTAPIMVRSASHGYQTTFLMATEEGGEYETVFFRRLDDEFNKVERFYKDKVEEVMKEAVMLEKQMDALIAFRVKVEHPDGWPWEERTVEMTRLASDVANSAAAVAASTPAGARSTTMKVGAHHRQAHMEAIQEGGSSKAGKSSDEEDDGNDDDDGEKEEANGVSAIVEDDEISKLKTARPPPIEVLDRVKMNHTKETPRSTIKSVLQVANLTELKFSRENLRRVEAKLRRAFVEFYQKLRLLKSYSFLNELAFSKILKKYDKITSRHASKSYMKMIDNFYLGSSDEVTRLVERVEATFIKHFVNANRRKGMNILRPKAKRERHRITFSTGFLGGCLFSLVVALFAIIRTRNILQEEGQKQYMNTMFPLYSLFGFIVLHILMYAGNIYYWRRYRVNYSFIFGFKHGTELGYRQVLFVGLSIGVLALLCILANLDMEVDPETKDYQALTELLPLFLLIVMFVVLVLPFNIFYRSSRFFFLTCLFHCLAAPLYKVTLPDFLVGDQLTSQVQALRSIQFYICHYGWGDYKHRLNTCADSGAYNAFLFIVAVIPYGARLLQCLRRLFEEKNPEQGYNGLKYFLTIVAVCLRTTYSVVDEDHEFVWRILAGIFSAIAAIFCTYWDLVYDWGLLNRTSKNPWLRDKLLVPQKKVYFIAMILNILLRFAWLQTVLDFNFSFMHRQTMVAVVASLEIIRRGIWNFFRLENEHLNNVGKYRAFKTVPLPFNYDEDDDKDN